A portion of the Mesoplasma entomophilum genome contains these proteins:
- the map gene encoding type I methionyl aminopeptidase, with protein sequence MAVTIKSPQEIDKMRVAGQVLAEAIEMLKSMIKPGVNCLDLDKEFEKFITEKKCKSNFKNYHGYPKTICVSINEQLVHGIPQDRILEEGDIVSVDTGCIYEGYHADSAFSMIVGIAKDAKHDILLKVTEECLDLAIKALAPGVRIGTIGSIVQTHAESFGFGVPRDYTGHGIGTEMHEDPFIPNYGKKDTGMRLQAGMVICIEPMIQMGTYKTKLAADNWTVLSADKSMTAHFEHTILITDSGYEVLTKSKR encoded by the coding sequence ATGGCTGTAACAATAAAATCACCACAAGAAATTGATAAAATGCGAGTTGCTGGGCAAGTACTAGCAGAAGCAATTGAAATGTTAAAATCAATGATTAAACCAGGAGTAAATTGTTTAGATTTGGATAAAGAATTTGAAAAATTTATAACTGAAAAAAAATGTAAATCAAACTTTAAAAACTATCATGGGTACCCAAAAACAATTTGTGTATCTATCAATGAGCAATTAGTCCACGGAATTCCTCAAGATAGAATTTTAGAAGAGGGAGATATAGTTTCTGTTGATACAGGCTGCATTTATGAAGGATATCACGCTGATAGTGCATTTAGTATGATAGTTGGGATTGCAAAAGATGCAAAACATGATATACTATTAAAAGTCACTGAAGAATGTTTGGACTTAGCTATTAAAGCTTTAGCTCCAGGCGTTCGTATTGGAACTATTGGAAGTATAGTTCAAACTCATGCTGAAAGCTTTGGGTTTGGAGTTCCAAGAGATTATACAGGACACGGAATTGGAACAGAAATGCATGAAGATCCATTCATACCAAATTATGGTAAAAAGGATACCGGAATGCGTTTACAAGCTGGAATGGTTATTTGTATTGAACCAATGATTCAAATGGGAACTTACAAAACAAAACTTGCAGCAGACAATTGAACAGTTCTTTCAGCTGACAAGAGTATGACTGCTCACTTTGAACACACTATTTTAATTACTGATAGTGGTTATGAAGTATTAACTAAATCAAAAAGATAG
- the infA gene encoding translation initiation factor IF-1, producing the protein MAKEAEMEFEGTVVEVLPNAKFKVQLENDIVIDAHVSGKIRMHYIRILPGDKVTVVISPYDMTRGRITYRKIAKKAEM; encoded by the coding sequence ATGGCAAAAGAAGCAGAAATGGAATTTGAAGGTACGGTTGTAGAAGTATTGCCTAATGCAAAATTCAAAGTACAACTGGAAAACGACATTGTTATTGATGCGCACGTGTCAGGTAAAATCCGAATGCATTACATTCGCATCTTACCTGGAGATAAAGTAACAGTCGTGATATCACCTTATGATATGACACGTGGAAGAATTACATATAGAAAAATTGCTAAAAAAGCAGAAATGTAA
- the rpmJ gene encoding 50S ribosomal protein L36, translating to MKVRSSVKKICDKCRVIRRKGRVMIICAQPKHKQRQG from the coding sequence ATGAAAGTAAGATCATCAGTCAAAAAAATTTGCGACAAATGTCGTGTTATTAGACGTAAAGGCCGCGTAATGATTATTTGTGCACAACCAAAGCACAAACAAAGACAAGGTTAA
- the rpsM gene encoding 30S ribosomal protein S13, whose protein sequence is MARISGVEIPNEKRVVISLTYIYGIGLSTSQKVLSKLNISEDVRTKDLTEEQIKAISTEISNFKVEGELRREVSLNIKRLMEIGCYRGLRHRKGLPVRGQSSKTNARTVKGPRKTVANKKK, encoded by the coding sequence ATGGCTCGTATTAGTGGAGTAGAAATCCCAAACGAAAAAAGAGTTGTAATTTCATTAACATATATTTATGGAATTGGATTATCAACATCTCAAAAAGTTTTATCAAAGTTAAACATCAGTGAAGATGTTCGTACAAAAGATTTAACTGAAGAACAAATTAAAGCAATTTCTACAGAAATTTCAAACTTCAAAGTTGAAGGGGAATTACGTAGAGAAGTATCATTAAATATTAAACGTTTAATGGAAATAGGATGTTACAGAGGATTAAGACACCGTAAAGGATTACCTGTAAGAGGGCAATCTTCAAAAACAAACGCAAGAACTGTTAAAGGTCCAAGAAAAACTGTAGCTAACAAGAAAAAATAG
- the rpsK gene encoding 30S ribosomal protein S11: MAKPKTNNTKKRIKKNIPKGIAHIHSTFNNTIVTISDEKGNVLSWSSAGAIGFKGSKKSTPYAAQMISEAAAKGAMDQGVKSVQVEVKGPGPGRDAAVRALTIVGMEVTSIKDCTPIPHNGVRPKKRPRK; encoded by the coding sequence ATGGCAAAACCAAAAACAAATAATACAAAAAAACGTATTAAGAAAAATATTCCAAAAGGTATCGCTCATATTCACTCTACTTTTAACAATACAATTGTTACTATTAGTGATGAAAAAGGGAACGTACTTTCTTGATCAAGCGCTGGAGCAATCGGGTTTAAAGGTTCTAAAAAATCTACACCTTATGCAGCACAAATGATTTCAGAAGCAGCTGCAAAAGGTGCAATGGATCAAGGTGTTAAATCAGTTCAAGTTGAAGTAAAAGGTCCAGGTCCAGGTCGTGATGCTGCTGTTAGAGCATTAACAATCGTAGGAATGGAAGTAACTTCAATTAAGGATTGTACGCCAATCCCTCATAATGGAGTTCGTCCTAAAAAACGCCCAAGAAAATAA
- a CDS encoding DNA-directed RNA polymerase subunit alpha: MKQFNKPEFGIVKESPNKFYGKFEAAPLERGFAVTLGNALRRTLLSSTPGASVFAIKIAGAQHEFTSISGIEENVTRIVLNVKKLILRIDNAIYSDDETVELKVGTSTVGPVTAGSLVLPAGVEVLNKDLVIANVAEGGNLDLVLYAKNSRGYKTFKENKELKDVVPGMITIDSNYSPIIKVAYGSIPINLGKAQDFEKLILEVETDGSILASDAVSLASKILISHFDVFTTLAEEVEEVAIMGVETVEEKELDKPVEELEFTQRSLNCLKRAGISTLRELVSKTEDEIQDIRNLGRKSLKEIKDKVATLELTFKQN; this comes from the coding sequence ATGAAACAATTTAATAAACCAGAATTCGGAATTGTAAAAGAATCACCAAATAAATTTTACGGTAAGTTTGAAGCAGCTCCTCTTGAAAGAGGATTTGCTGTAACTTTAGGTAATGCATTAAGAAGAACATTATTATCATCAACACCGGGAGCTAGTGTTTTTGCAATTAAAATTGCTGGAGCACAACATGAGTTTACTTCAATCTCAGGTATTGAAGAAAATGTAACTCGTATCGTTTTAAATGTTAAAAAATTAATATTAAGAATCGATAACGCAATTTACAGTGATGATGAAACTGTTGAACTAAAAGTAGGAACATCTACTGTTGGTCCAGTTACTGCAGGAAGCTTAGTTTTACCAGCAGGAGTAGAGGTTTTAAACAAAGACCTTGTTATTGCTAATGTTGCTGAAGGTGGTAATTTAGATTTAGTATTGTATGCTAAAAACTCAAGAGGTTACAAAACTTTCAAAGAAAACAAAGAATTAAAAGATGTAGTGCCAGGGATGATTACAATCGATTCAAACTACTCACCAATTATCAAAGTTGCTTATGGTTCAATACCAATCAACTTAGGTAAAGCTCAAGATTTTGAAAAATTAATCTTGGAAGTAGAGACAGATGGATCAATCTTAGCATCTGATGCAGTCTCATTAGCATCAAAAATTTTAATTTCACACTTTGATGTATTTACTACTTTGGCTGAAGAAGTTGAAGAAGTAGCAATTATGGGTGTTGAAACTGTGGAAGAAAAAGAGTTAGACAAACCTGTTGAAGAATTAGAGTTTACTCAAAGAAGTTTAAACTGCTTAAAACGTGCTGGAATAAGCACATTAAGAGAATTAGTTTCTAAAACTGAAGATGAAATTCAAGATATTAGAAATTTAGGACGTAAGTCATTAAAAGAAATTAAAGATAAAGTTGCGACTTTAGAATTAACATTTAAACAAAATTAA
- the rplQ gene encoding 50S ribosomal protein L17, producing MSYIQKQGKNTAWRVALMRNLTSELIVSERLEITETRAKELRKHLDKMVTLAKRGDLHARRQAASWLRNIEASSKEDVLQKLFTTIAKKYKDRDGGYTRILKLDNRKGDNAPMVIIELV from the coding sequence ATGTCATATATTCAAAAACAAGGTAAGAATACTGCATGAAGAGTAGCTTTAATGCGTAACTTAACTAGTGAATTAATTGTTTCAGAACGTTTAGAAATTACTGAAACAAGAGCTAAAGAGTTAAGAAAACATTTAGATAAAATGGTTACTTTAGCAAAGCGTGGCGATTTACACGCTAGACGTCAAGCTGCTTCATGATTAAGAAATATTGAAGCTAGTTCAAAAGAAGACGTTTTACAAAAATTATTTACAACTATCGCTAAAAAATATAAAGATAGAGATGGTGGATACACACGTATCTTAAAATTAGATAACCGTAAGGGTGATAATGCACCAATGGTTATTATTGAATTAGTTTAG
- a CDS encoding energy-coupling factor transporter ATPase has translation MKDHGRGAQLTKLDKVAVKVENLKFKYAPDFPYALNDVSFEINDGEYVAVIGHNGSGKSTLSKMLIGVLSAQEGHVSIYGNVVTQDNLDQARKFLGIVFQNPDNQFIGSSVEADIAFGLENKRVNPKEMQKIIYDSAKKVGMENFLDKEPLNLSGGQKQRVAIASALALNPDILIFDEATSMLDPKGNREIKEIMVELRDKMKKTIISITHDMDEILNADKVIVMNGGRMVKIGKPEEVLKEKEFLRSIKLEIPFLSLVEEALGNEGIKVKHSQNMDELVKQLCK, from the coding sequence ATTAAAGACCATGGTAGAGGTGCTCAATTAACAAAACTTGATAAAGTTGCAGTAAAAGTTGAAAACCTAAAATTTAAATATGCTCCTGATTTCCCTTATGCACTAAATGATGTAAGTTTTGAAATCAATGATGGTGAATATGTTGCTGTTATTGGTCATAATGGAAGTGGTAAATCAACTCTTTCAAAAATGTTAATTGGAGTTCTTTCTGCACAGGAAGGACATGTTAGTATTTATGGTAATGTCGTAACTCAAGACAACTTGGATCAAGCTCGTAAATTCCTTGGAATTGTATTCCAAAATCCTGATAATCAGTTTATTGGTTCAAGTGTAGAGGCTGACATTGCATTTGGTTTAGAAAATAAACGTGTTAATCCAAAGGAAATGCAAAAAATAATTTATGACTCAGCAAAAAAAGTAGGAATGGAAAACTTTTTAGATAAGGAACCATTAAACCTATCTGGTGGACAAAAACAAAGAGTTGCTATTGCTAGTGCTCTAGCATTAAACCCTGATATCTTAATTTTTGATGAAGCAACAAGTATGCTTGATCCAAAAGGTAATAGAGAAATAAAAGAAATTATGGTTGAACTAAGAGATAAAATGAAAAAAACAATTATTTCAATTACACACGACATGGATGAAATTCTTAATGCTGATAAAGTTATTGTTATGAATGGTGGGCGTATGGTTAAAATAGGTAAACCAGAAGAAGTTTTAAAAGAAAAAGAATTTTTAAGATCAATCAAATTGGAAATTCCATTTTTATCTTTAGTTGAAGAAGCTTTAGGTAACGAAGGCATTAAAGTTAAACATAGTCAAAATATGGATGAGTTGGTGAAGCAATTATGCAAATAA
- a CDS encoding energy-coupling factor transporter ATPase translates to MQINKKEIKQNLKKWNKEKKNVKNFSFTGDIVLDNVSYTYSRKTPFEFRALDNANLTIADKKITCVIGTTGSGKSTMIQLTNGLLISETGQTIVGDYKIPAGLKKIKEVKDLRREVGLVFQFPEYQLFQDTIEKDIAFGPIHLGADKEEVYKKIPELLDLVSLPREYAKRSPFELSGGQKRRTAIAGIIAMDGKTLVLDEPTGGLDPKGEEDFMNLFLRLNKKQGKRIIMVTHNMDQVLKVADEVIVMHEGKVISKGTPFEIFSNEELLSKIQIEPPKLYKLMYKLKEQGTDLLNKHIRTIDEFAKAFKELRKGK, encoded by the coding sequence ATGCAAATAAATAAAAAAGAAATTAAGCAAAACTTAAAAAAATGAAATAAAGAAAAAAAGAATGTTAAAAATTTTTCATTTACGGGAGATATTGTTTTAGATAATGTAAGTTATACTTATTCAAGAAAAACTCCATTTGAATTTAGAGCTCTTGATAATGCAAATTTAACAATAGCTGATAAAAAGATAACATGCGTTATAGGTACTACAGGTTCGGGTAAATCAACAATGATTCAGTTAACAAATGGATTATTAATTTCTGAAACAGGTCAAACAATTGTTGGGGATTATAAAATACCAGCAGGATTAAAAAAAATAAAAGAAGTTAAAGATTTAAGAAGAGAAGTTGGACTAGTCTTCCAATTCCCGGAATATCAACTGTTTCAAGATACTATTGAAAAAGATATAGCATTTGGACCTATTCATTTAGGTGCTGATAAAGAAGAAGTTTATAAAAAAATTCCTGAATTATTGGACTTAGTTTCATTACCAAGAGAATATGCAAAAAGATCGCCTTTTGAATTATCTGGTGGACAAAAAAGAAGAACTGCTATTGCTGGAATTATTGCAATGGATGGTAAAACTTTAGTACTTGATGAACCAACTGGAGGATTAGATCCAAAAGGTGAAGAAGACTTCATGAATTTATTTTTAAGACTAAATAAAAAGCAAGGTAAAAGAATTATTATGGTAACTCATAACATGGACCAAGTTTTGAAAGTAGCTGATGAAGTAATTGTAATGCATGAAGGAAAAGTTATTTCAAAGGGAACACCATTTGAAATATTTTCTAATGAAGAATTATTATCAAAAATTCAAATTGAACCACCAAAATTATACAAACTAATGTATAAACTAAAAGAACAAGGAACAGATTTATTAAATAAACATATTAGAACTATTGATGAATTTGCAAAAGCATTTAAAGAATTAAGAAAGGGGAAATAA
- a CDS encoding energy-coupling factor transporter transmembrane component T family protein, whose protein sequence is MRVTFGRYLPKNSIIHAMDPRFKLVMIILLMVSIFLPIGFTGYIICAVVILTIFALSKLSFRMLLGLLPPVVFVFVVIFLMNAFLTHPDPKILEQFLNEGSKVSGVWVNKLSGGAVVGQFLTNASNISDLPNGYQNIGLFYKIGPIWLSEKALYNALIMTFRIYLMISLTCILTASTSPLQLTLAIEDLLYPLKWIGIPVYILSMIISIALRMIPTLIDEAGRIMKAQSSRGIDVKNGKLKDKVKGLTSLIIPLLVSAFQKAEDLSYAMEARGYDPYSKRTRYIQFKFRAMDLMLLLFAFALMLFLILYSVGVLGLWQIGIPRLDTIIGIKAY, encoded by the coding sequence ATGAGAGTAACATTCGGTAGATATTTACCAAAGAATTCTATTATCCATGCAATGGATCCTAGGTTCAAATTGGTAATGATTATCCTATTAATGGTAAGTATATTTTTACCTATTGGTTTTACAGGTTATATTATCTGTGCTGTTGTTATTTTAACAATTTTTGCACTATCTAAATTAAGTTTTAGAATGTTACTTGGATTATTACCACCTGTAGTATTTGTATTTGTAGTTATCTTTTTAATGAATGCTTTCTTAACGCACCCAGACCCAAAGATTTTAGAGCAATTTTTAAATGAAGGAAGTAAAGTATCTGGGGTTTGAGTAAATAAACTTTCAGGAGGAGCAGTAGTAGGTCAATTTTTAACAAATGCAAGCAATATATCAGACTTACCTAATGGTTATCAAAATATAGGTTTATTTTATAAAATAGGGCCTATTTGATTAAGTGAAAAAGCTTTATATAATGCATTAATCATGACATTTAGAATTTATTTAATGATTTCATTAACTTGCATACTTACAGCTTCAACTTCACCATTACAATTAACATTAGCGATTGAAGATTTACTGTACCCATTGAAATGAATTGGAATACCAGTTTATATACTTTCAATGATCATTTCTATTGCATTACGTATGATCCCTACTTTAATTGATGAAGCTGGAAGAATTATGAAAGCTCAGTCTTCAAGAGGGATTGATGTTAAAAACGGTAAACTTAAAGATAAAGTAAAAGGTCTTACTTCATTAATTATTCCTTTATTAGTATCAGCTTTCCAAAAAGCAGAAGATTTATCATATGCTATGGAAGCAAGGGGATATGATCCTTATTCAAAAAGAACAAGATATATTCAATTTAAATTTAGAGCAATGGATTTAATGTTATTATTATTTGCTTTCGCATTAATGCTATTCTTAATTTTATACTCAGTTGGTGTATTAGGATTATGACAAATTGGTATACCAAGACTTGATACTATAATAGGTATTAAAGCATATTAA
- the truA gene encoding tRNA pseudouridine(38-40) synthase TruA, which yields MFKFLLTLQYDGSDFHGWIEQPNSSTIQGELNKAINKVTKSTKFKTVGASKTDTGVHAIDQKVTLDLEFNPKLELFKKAINKALPETIRISSIEKIENNFNIRDVLYKEYSYTVNDGQYNLLTNRFELNWNFGQIDVKKMQSIFDLFVGEHDFKLFSGLNGKELEVNNIKTIRNIESIKVVRVDDKVIINFKAKGFIRYQIRMIVQSALNCYLDKKISAEQIQEKLQGKGTKPPFNAPAKGLKLNKIVFNS from the coding sequence ATGTTTAAGTTTTTATTAACATTACAATATGATGGTTCTGATTTTCATGGTTGAATTGAACAACCAAATTCTTCAACTATCCAAGGTGAATTAAATAAGGCTATTAATAAAGTTACAAAAAGTACCAAATTCAAGACAGTTGGCGCTAGTAAAACAGACACTGGGGTACATGCTATTGATCAAAAAGTAACTTTAGATTTAGAATTTAACCCAAAATTAGAATTATTTAAAAAGGCAATCAATAAAGCCTTGCCTGAAACTATTAGAATAAGTTCTATTGAGAAAATTGAAAATAATTTTAATATAAGAGATGTTTTATATAAAGAATATTCTTACACAGTTAATGACGGGCAATATAATTTATTAACAAATAGATTTGAACTTAATTGAAACTTTGGTCAAATAGATGTTAAAAAAATGCAATCAATATTTGATTTATTTGTTGGGGAACATGATTTTAAATTATTTTCAGGCTTAAATGGGAAAGAACTTGAAGTCAATAATATTAAAACAATAAGAAATATCGAATCAATAAAAGTAGTTAGAGTTGATGATAAAGTGATCATCAATTTTAAAGCAAAAGGATTCATTAGATATCAAATTAGAATGATAGTTCAATCAGCTTTAAATTGTTATTTAGATAAAAAAATATCTGCAGAGCAAATTCAAGAAAAATTGCAGGGGAAAGGAACTAAACCTCCATTTAATGCCCCTGCTAAAGGACTTAAATTAAACAAAATTGTATTTAACTCATAA